One stretch of Streptomyces peucetius DNA includes these proteins:
- a CDS encoding VOC family protein, producing MAAHPEGTPCWADAMFPDVEAAKRFYGELLGWTFDEGSPEFGGYTQAFSGDRAVAALVPRMPETGGPPAWNLYLASADVAATAGRIQDNGGALLMDPMPVGSFGTMVTAEDPSGVFFSVWQPGSHAGFGTTGGPGAYCWAEVTTRDVERADHFFPAVFGYETKRMRNESADFSLWQLGGEPVAGRLRMTEDFPPDVHPYVNLYFGVEDCDAAIATVTRLGGTVRRGPLDSPFGRYASVVDPQGAAFSVIDPATTVGEPPEFT from the coding sequence ATGGCAGCGCACCCCGAAGGCACGCCCTGCTGGGCCGATGCGATGTTCCCTGACGTGGAGGCCGCGAAGCGGTTCTACGGCGAGCTGCTCGGCTGGACGTTCGACGAGGGGTCGCCGGAGTTCGGCGGCTACACGCAGGCGTTCTCCGGCGACCGGGCCGTGGCGGCGCTCGTGCCGCGGATGCCGGAGACCGGCGGGCCGCCGGCCTGGAACCTGTACCTCGCCTCCGCCGACGTCGCGGCCACCGCCGGGCGGATCCAGGACAACGGCGGCGCCCTGCTGATGGATCCGATGCCGGTCGGCTCCTTCGGCACCATGGTCACGGCGGAGGACCCCAGCGGGGTGTTCTTCAGTGTGTGGCAGCCCGGCAGTCACGCCGGTTTCGGCACGACCGGCGGGCCCGGTGCGTACTGCTGGGCGGAGGTCACCACCCGGGATGTGGAGAGGGCCGACCACTTCTTCCCGGCGGTCTTCGGTTACGAGACGAAGCGGATGCGGAACGAGTCGGCGGACTTCAGCCTGTGGCAGCTCGGCGGCGAGCCGGTCGCGGGCCGGCTGCGCATGACGGAGGACTTCCCGCCCGACGTCCATCCGTACGTGAATCTCTACTTCGGTGTCGAGGACTGCGACGCGGCGATCGCCACGGTCACCAGGCTGGGCGGCACCGTGCGACGGGGTCCGCTGGACAGCCCCTTCGGGCGGTACGCGTCGGTCGTGGACCCGCAGGGCGCCGCGTTCTCCGTCATCGACCCCGCCACGACCGTCGGTGAGCCGCCCGAGTTCACCTGA
- a CDS encoding ricin-type beta-trefoil lectin domain protein gives MQHPRTPGSSPSPSPSSRPGRAAGVSDGDLAAAVQAGGGAQEVQPVATLLARHWQSVFDYAAICAASNKTASMMTTAAFAQLLENLARNGAVGALRPLLLVTVRHIAKAWTGDQRVAAVVTGLVNPEGPQENRQLVSRAFHAMPMTAQVLLWHAEVEAEGISIPSGLLGIDPLTASGQLDQAREQFRQTCVRVHREYAPTAECRHYNRLLDISLRRGGALIPDIQVHLSECAYCRYTADQLRQTDGRLAVLLAEALLGGAAEQYLGSRPGRRRKARAQGGAAAPAGAGSGAVSLRGGGRHSRGTGPRTLRGLALRGRRMAAVGVAPGALAVGAAVAVTGLLVITLASALWPEDDDHAGRVVPSGAVTGTAPPASGAGTPAPSPSAPAPSATSANVPAGPLTTRLRNVEAGLCLDLADPEPAAGSEVTLAACSSAPGQQWVYETDGRLRSSAAPTLCLNSHELDGIVVLDGCTIRSAPDAVDVRYDLTIQGQVIPRWDDRLALVPVSPGPGTSVVVKIRDESPAQVWQTDTAPRGPQQQSGAHGTEPYAEEVNVPPAGADDCVPETCPERPDAPGAGGRDFPGATRDARPDARPDATPDAVEASPRRADDTPPGPGPGAQHSRPPVVTAVVSRTLVGAPEKPAAQEHRPVPVGPAGPVR, from the coding sequence ATGCAACATCCGCGCACGCCAGGATCCTCCCCCTCCCCCTCCCCCTCCTCCCGGCCCGGCCGCGCCGCCGGTGTGTCCGACGGGGACCTCGCCGCCGCTGTGCAGGCCGGTGGCGGGGCCCAGGAAGTCCAGCCTGTGGCCACGCTGCTCGCCCGGCACTGGCAGTCCGTGTTCGACTATGCCGCGATATGCGCGGCCTCGAACAAAACTGCTTCCATGATGACCACCGCCGCTTTCGCGCAACTGCTCGAGAATCTGGCGCGCAACGGCGCCGTCGGCGCCCTGCGGCCCCTTCTCCTGGTGACCGTCCGTCATATCGCCAAGGCGTGGACGGGAGACCAGCGGGTCGCGGCCGTGGTGACCGGTCTCGTCAATCCGGAAGGGCCTCAGGAGAATAGGCAGTTGGTGTCGCGTGCTTTTCACGCAATGCCGATGACCGCCCAGGTTCTGCTCTGGCATGCCGAGGTCGAGGCCGAAGGTATATCCATACCGTCTGGTTTGCTGGGTATTGATCCCCTTACCGCCTCCGGCCAACTCGATCAGGCGCGCGAACAGTTCCGGCAGACCTGCGTACGCGTCCACCGGGAGTACGCCCCGACCGCGGAGTGCCGGCACTACAACCGCCTCCTCGACATCTCGCTGCGCCGCGGCGGAGCGCTGATCCCGGACATCCAGGTGCATCTCTCCGAGTGCGCGTACTGCCGGTACACCGCCGACCAGCTCCGGCAGACCGACGGGCGGCTCGCCGTGCTGCTCGCGGAGGCGCTGCTCGGCGGTGCGGCCGAGCAGTACCTCGGCTCGCGCCCGGGGCGGCGGCGCAAGGCCCGCGCCCAGGGCGGGGCCGCGGCCCCGGCGGGGGCAGGGAGCGGGGCCGTGAGCCTCCGCGGCGGCGGCCGACATTCACGCGGCACCGGACCCCGCACTCTGCGCGGCCTCGCCCTGCGGGGCAGGCGGATGGCGGCGGTCGGCGTCGCACCCGGAGCCCTCGCCGTCGGCGCCGCGGTGGCCGTGACCGGACTTCTCGTCATCACCCTCGCGTCGGCCCTCTGGCCCGAGGACGACGACCACGCAGGCCGGGTCGTGCCCAGCGGCGCCGTCACGGGCACCGCGCCTCCCGCCTCCGGCGCCGGGACACCCGCACCCTCGCCGTCCGCGCCCGCCCCGTCCGCCACCTCGGCCAACGTCCCGGCCGGGCCGCTGACCACCCGGCTCCGCAACGTCGAGGCCGGCCTCTGTCTCGACCTTGCCGACCCCGAGCCGGCGGCCGGCTCCGAAGTGACCCTGGCGGCCTGCTCGTCGGCGCCCGGCCAGCAGTGGGTGTACGAGACCGACGGGCGGCTCCGCAGCTCCGCCGCGCCCACCCTCTGCCTGAACTCCCACGAGCTCGACGGCATCGTTGTCCTGGACGGCTGCACGATCCGCAGCGCTCCCGACGCCGTGGACGTCCGCTACGACCTGACCATCCAGGGGCAGGTGATCCCGCGCTGGGACGACCGGCTCGCCCTGGTGCCGGTGTCGCCCGGGCCGGGCACCTCCGTGGTGGTCAAGATCCGCGACGAATCACCCGCCCAGGTCTGGCAGACGGACACCGCACCCAGGGGTCCGCAGCAGCAGTCGGGCGCCCACGGCACAGAGCCCTACGCGGAAGAGGTCAACGTCCCGCCCGCGGGGGCGGACGACTGTGTTCCGGAGACCTGCCCCGAGCGGCCGGACGCCCCCGGCGCCGGCGGCCGGGACTTTCCCGGCGCCACACGGGACGCGAGGCCGGATGCGAGGCCGGACGCGACACCGGACGCGGTCGAGGCCAGTCCGCGCCGGGCCGACGACACGCCACCCGGCCCCGGCCCCGGCGCCCAGCACAGCCGTCCGCCCGTGGTGACCGCCGTCGTGAGCCGGACCCTGGTCGGCGCGCCCGAAAAGCCCGCCGCCCAGGAGCACCGTCCGGTTCCGGTGGGGCCGGCAGGGCCGGTCAGGTGA
- a CDS encoding transposase family protein, whose amino-acid sequence MLDVPHEVVEHVSWLIYARRCELNSRWRRLGCFRQALLVLVHLRKNETLAQVAAGFGVSTATAGRYVSETVDILAERAPSLHEALRELPPEGFVILDGTLIATDRIAADEPYYSMKHRRHGMNVQVVAAPDGTPLWFSRALPGRTHDLTAARAHGVIQACLSRQLLVLADRAYRGAGATVRTPYYGRDLPEKYAQFNRDHARLRAPGERAFARLKQWRILRKARCSTNRIGRTVAAVHAIEIAWSSG is encoded by the coding sequence ATGCTCGACGTCCCGCACGAGGTCGTGGAGCACGTTTCCTGGCTCATCTACGCCCGAAGGTGTGAGCTGAACTCCCGCTGGCGCAGGCTGGGCTGCTTCCGGCAGGCCCTGCTTGTCCTGGTGCACCTGCGCAAGAACGAGACTCTGGCCCAGGTCGCAGCGGGGTTCGGCGTCTCCACCGCGACCGCCGGCCGCTACGTGAGCGAAACGGTCGACATCCTCGCCGAGCGCGCCCCGAGCCTGCACGAGGCCCTGCGCGAGTTGCCGCCGGAGGGGTTCGTCATCCTCGACGGCACCCTGATCGCCACCGACCGCATCGCGGCGGACGAGCCGTACTACTCGATGAAGCACCGCCGTCACGGGATGAACGTGCAGGTCGTGGCCGCGCCGGACGGGACACCGCTGTGGTTCTCGCGAGCGTTGCCCGGCCGCACGCACGACCTGACCGCAGCCCGCGCACACGGTGTGATCCAAGCCTGTCTGTCCCGTCAGCTCCTCGTCCTTGCCGACCGGGCCTACCGCGGAGCCGGAGCCACCGTCCGCACCCCCTACTACGGCCGAGACCTTCCCGAGAAGTACGCCCAGTTCAACCGGGACCACGCCCGGCTGCGGGCGCCGGGCGAACGTGCCTTTGCGCGCCTCAAGCAATGGCGGATCCTCCGCAAAGCCCGCTGCAGCACCAACCGCATCGGCCGCACGGTCGCCGCCGTTCACGCCATCGAGATCGCCTGGAGCTCAGGATGA
- a CDS encoding histone deacetylase, whose translation MPRPDHERRPLTGRRLLRRLPGRPATAALGGTVPRSLPRWYSWVYAPAMPPRPSPSLAPTVPDRPSPSPNERSGAVPVATVHRLTHPPPGHLLPPDRIWYASYGSNMDAARLRYYLRGGRPPGAARTYPGCRDRRPPLRSEAIEFPGRLYFATESPVWRGGRAFYDWAADGSVWGRAHLITAGQFSDIATQEMYEAPGADLDFTEVLADGRSVLGPGRYETLVLLGHLDDVPVLTFTAPWHLTEVPLTRPSGPYLLYLARGLLTDGVRDAAAVALYLSRCPGAADAWSLDELAGLIAELGPGPARSS comes from the coding sequence ATGCCCCGCCCCGACCACGAACGCCGCCCGCTGACCGGCCGCCGGCTCCTGCGCCGTCTTCCGGGCCGCCCCGCGACGGCGGCCCTCGGCGGGACGGTCCCGCGGTCCCTCCCGCGGTGGTACTCATGGGTGTACGCCCCGGCCATGCCGCCGCGCCCCTCGCCGTCGCTTGCCCCCACCGTCCCCGACCGTCCCTCCCCGTCCCCGAACGAACGCAGCGGAGCCGTCCCCGTGGCCACCGTCCACCGCCTCACCCACCCACCGCCCGGGCACCTGCTCCCCCCGGACCGGATCTGGTACGCGTCGTACGGCTCGAACATGGACGCCGCCCGCCTGCGGTACTACCTGCGCGGCGGCAGACCGCCCGGCGCCGCGCGGACCTACCCCGGCTGCCGCGACCGGCGCCCGCCGCTGCGCTCGGAGGCGATCGAGTTCCCGGGCCGTTTGTACTTCGCCACCGAGTCGCCCGTCTGGCGCGGCGGCCGGGCCTTCTACGACTGGGCCGCCGACGGCAGCGTCTGGGGACGGGCCCACCTCATCACTGCCGGGCAGTTCTCCGACATCGCCACCCAGGAGATGTACGAAGCCCCGGGAGCGGACCTCGACTTCACCGAGGTACTCGCCGACGGCAGGTCGGTGCTCGGCCCGGGCCGCTACGAGACCCTGGTGCTCCTCGGACATCTCGACGACGTGCCGGTGCTCACGTTCACCGCGCCGTGGCATCTGACGGAGGTGCCCTTGACCAGGCCTTCGGGCCCGTACCTGCTGTATCTGGCCCGAGGACTGCTCACGGACGGAGTCCGGGACGCCGCCGCCGTGGCGCTCTATCTCTCGCGCTGCCCCGGTGCCGCCGACGCCTGGTCGCTCGACGAGCTCGCCGGCTTGATCGCGGAGCTCGGACCGGGCCCCGCACGGAGTAGCTGA
- a CDS encoding MFS transporter, whose amino-acid sequence MPQEDRITALSTVSPAGRHPDNGPPAGCVVAALSVAVLAYGLLQTLVAPALPTFKRHFQVSGDWAAWIFTLYLLSGAVLTPVLARLGDRRGKRRVLLASLAVFGAGTVLAALAWSFPVLLLARAAQGAGAAALPLSFGLVSALLPPRRIGHGLGIVSSMIGAGTGLGFVVGGLLVDHASWRWMFAVLAGVIAVAFLLVARWIPSDTGRRYEPQDALGTILLSLGLVALLIAITQGSQAGWLSAPVLGLFITAAAFLTALAVAEKRTPHPLLEPRVFLDRPMLLTHCAAALFYAAALIFFLLVPTLAQLPTNGPEGAAQGFGFTVTGAGLLMLPSALLQVLVAPLVPALERTLGHRAPLLGGLSLVLAGSLALALWHATPVQVLADSLLLGTGAALSFAALPSLVVRFAPGHAVATANGLNTVVRTVGGVIGTQVAIAILSAHSVTGSALPGGRAFTVVFVLGSLFAAVGVVVVLLLPRAAARR is encoded by the coding sequence ATGCCCCAGGAAGACCGAATCACCGCACTGTCCACCGTCTCGCCCGCGGGCCGCCACCCGGACAACGGCCCGCCCGCCGGCTGTGTGGTCGCCGCTCTCTCGGTCGCGGTGCTGGCCTACGGGCTGCTGCAGACCCTGGTCGCTCCGGCCCTGCCGACCTTCAAGCGTCACTTCCAGGTGAGCGGCGACTGGGCCGCGTGGATATTCACCCTCTATCTGCTGTCCGGCGCCGTACTGACGCCCGTGCTCGCCCGCCTCGGGGACCGGCGCGGCAAGCGCCGCGTCCTGCTCGCCTCCCTCGCGGTCTTCGGAGCAGGGACCGTGCTGGCCGCCCTCGCCTGGAGCTTCCCCGTCCTGCTGCTGGCGCGCGCGGCGCAGGGGGCCGGTGCGGCCGCGCTTCCCCTGTCCTTCGGCCTCGTCAGCGCCCTGCTTCCCCCGCGGCGGATCGGCCATGGCCTCGGGATCGTGTCCTCGATGATCGGCGCGGGGACCGGCCTGGGCTTCGTCGTCGGCGGCCTCCTGGTGGACCACGCGTCATGGAGGTGGATGTTCGCCGTACTCGCCGGCGTCATCGCGGTGGCCTTTCTGCTGGTGGCCCGGTGGATTCCCAGCGACACGGGGCGCCGGTACGAACCCCAGGACGCACTGGGCACCATCCTGCTCTCGCTCGGCCTGGTGGCCCTGCTCATCGCGATCACCCAGGGCTCACAGGCGGGGTGGCTGTCCGCCCCCGTGCTCGGCCTCTTCATCACCGCTGCCGCGTTCCTGACCGCCCTGGCGGTGGCCGAGAAGCGCACGCCGCACCCGCTGCTCGAACCGCGCGTCTTCCTCGACCGGCCGATGCTGCTGACCCACTGCGCCGCGGCGCTCTTCTACGCCGCGGCCCTGATCTTCTTCCTCCTTGTGCCGACGCTCGCCCAACTGCCGACGAACGGGCCGGAAGGCGCCGCACAGGGATTCGGCTTCACCGTGACCGGCGCCGGCCTTCTCATGCTCCCCTCGGCGCTGCTGCAGGTTCTGGTGGCGCCGCTCGTACCGGCGCTCGAGCGGACACTCGGCCACCGCGCCCCCTTGCTCGGAGGGCTGTCACTGGTGCTTGCGGGCAGCCTGGCGCTGGCACTCTGGCACGCTACGCCGGTGCAGGTGCTCGCCGACTCCCTGCTGTTGGGAACGGGCGCCGCCCTCAGCTTTGCGGCACTGCCGTCGCTCGTGGTCCGCTTCGCCCCTGGACATGCAGTAGCCACCGCCAACGGCCTCAACACCGTCGTCCGTACGGTCGGCGGTGTCATCGGGACCCAGGTCGCCATCGCGATCCTCAGCGCCCACTCGGTTACCGGCTCGGCACTGCCGGGCGGGCGCGCCTTCACTGTCGTGTTCGTGCTCGGCTCCCTGTTCGCGGCGGTCGGTGTCGTGGTGGTCCTGCTCCTGCCTCGAGCCGCCGCCCGCCGGTGA
- a CDS encoding nuclear transport factor 2 family protein, whose protein sequence is MKAVRRIAAPVTAVLTGVVAAAVFTGGHATATQSDRPNDRFAIREVIDRHQMYIDLRDADSYANLYTEDGRYRSPFGSADGRDEIKAMFVDLAEKGFTKGKRHMTGPAVIEVNGATATARSWYWVAETEKEHAVYATGTYTDKLRKADGKWEIVQRVQTLDELASESQ, encoded by the coding sequence ATGAAGGCCGTCCGGAGAATCGCCGCCCCTGTCACAGCCGTCCTGACCGGTGTCGTGGCCGCCGCTGTATTCACGGGCGGGCACGCCACCGCCACCCAGAGCGACCGCCCCAACGACCGCTTCGCGATCCGTGAGGTGATCGACCGTCACCAGATGTACATCGATCTCAGGGACGCCGACAGCTACGCGAACCTGTACACCGAGGACGGCCGTTACCGGAGCCCGTTCGGCTCCGCCGACGGCCGGGACGAGATCAAGGCCATGTTCGTCGACCTGGCCGAGAAGGGCTTCACCAAGGGCAAGCGGCACATGACCGGGCCCGCCGTGATCGAGGTCAACGGCGCCACCGCCACCGCCCGTTCCTGGTACTGGGTCGCGGAGACCGAGAAGGAGCATGCCGTCTACGCCACCGGCACCTACACCGACAAGCTCCGCAAGGCGGACGGCAAGTGGGAGATCGTCCAGCGCGTGCAGACACTGGACGAACTCGCCTCAGAGAGCCAGTAA
- a CDS encoding nuclear transport factor 2 family protein, which yields MDTTDDIIQITEVLNRHQVYIDLREADGYADLYAEDGHYESPFTSATGRAQIRQMFIDLRDQGFTAGKRHMTGPVVIDVNGTLATARSWYWVAETEQTPAVYATGTYTDRLQKIDGKWKITHRVQTLDPGATRNQ from the coding sequence ATGGACACGACCGACGACATCATCCAGATCACCGAAGTGCTCAACCGCCACCAGGTCTACATCGACCTGCGGGAGGCCGACGGCTATGCCGACCTCTACGCCGAGGACGGCCACTACGAGAGTCCCTTCACATCGGCGACGGGGCGCGCGCAGATCAGGCAGATGTTCATCGACCTGCGCGACCAGGGGTTCACGGCCGGCAAGCGCCATATGACGGGCCCGGTCGTGATCGATGTCAACGGCACCCTCGCGACCGCCCGGTCCTGGTACTGGGTCGCCGAGACCGAGCAGACACCCGCCGTCTACGCCACCGGCACCTACACTGACCGGCTTCAGAAGATCGACGGCAAATGGAAGATCACTCACCGCGTACAGACGCTGGATCCGGGTGCGACCCGCAACCAGTGA
- a CDS encoding MarR family winged helix-turn-helix transcriptional regulator — MRRSERKQRDPDLGTLSTRLLFSIQKELFDTLAEQGHPELRPQHGAVLGFLDEEGSRATDLSRQSGTHKQVIGNLIDELEKLQYVERRPDPSDRRAKLIVPTSRGRDQMEKSDAIMADIEQRHAEAIGARKYATFKGAFREIAAQQLAQFDEAAASRREPQKGTGH; from the coding sequence GTGCGTCGCAGCGAACGGAAGCAAAGAGATCCGGACCTCGGAACCCTCTCCACGCGGTTGCTCTTCTCGATTCAGAAGGAGCTCTTCGACACGTTGGCGGAGCAGGGACACCCCGAACTCCGGCCCCAGCACGGCGCCGTGCTGGGCTTCCTCGACGAGGAAGGCAGCCGCGCAACCGACTTGTCACGCCAGTCGGGCACCCACAAGCAGGTCATCGGCAACCTGATCGACGAGCTGGAGAAACTGCAGTACGTCGAGCGCCGGCCCGACCCGAGCGACCGGCGAGCCAAGCTGATCGTCCCCACCAGCCGGGGCCGGGACCAGATGGAGAAGTCGGACGCGATCATGGCCGACATCGAGCAGCGGCACGCCGAGGCGATCGGCGCGCGGAAGTACGCGACCTTCAAGGGCGCCTTCCGGGAGATCGCCGCCCAGCAGCTGGCGCAGTTCGACGAGGCCGCGGCCAGCAGGCGGGAGCCACAGAAGGGCACTGGCCACTGA